ATTTTCCCGCCAAGCCTGTCACAGCCGCTAACCCTAAGACTACCAGCGAAAAATACTCCGTGGGGCCAAATTGAATCGCCAGCTCCGATAAAGGCCTGGCCAGGATCAACAACATCAGCAGGGCAAACATACCGGCGATAAAGGACCCGATGGCCGCAATGGACAGCGCCGCCCCGCCCCGGCCTCTCTTAGCCATCTGATAGCCGTCGATAGCCGTGATGACCGACGCTGACTCGCCCGGGGTATTCAGTAAGATGGAAGTGGTAGATCCGCCGTACATGGCGCCGTAAAAAACGCCGGCCAGCATAATAATGCCGCTGGTAGCCGCAGCCTGGGCGTCCAGTCCCCCGGTCAGCACAGCAGTGATCGGTATCAAGAGGGCAATCCCGCTGGACGGCCCGAGACCCGGCAAAATGCCGACCGCTGTGCCGATAAACACGCCGATAAAAGCAAAGGCGATGTTATGAGGTTGCAGCGCTATAGCAAAGCCATCGAGAAGAAATTGAAGCGTTTCCATAAATGCCTCCTTTTATCTGAGTGTTACCAATAAGGAAATGGCGGCAGAGAACCGTGCAGCATTACCACGTATAAGTAGTAAGCGCCAACGGAGAAAAATGCGGCGATGCCAGCGGAAAACCATAGCTTGGACCGCTCCATGATCTGGAATGCAGCCAACAGAAACAGAAATGTAGAAACGATGTAGCCGAGGGTTTCAAACAGCGCAATATAGAGACACAGAGCCAGAAGCATAAGGCCCAGTCTCTTATAGTCTCGATCCGCTTTCGCCTTAGTGTCCTGTTTGTATTGACAGGTTTGGTAAATCAGACCCAGGCTCAAAAACGTAATAATTGCGCCTAACCCGAGAGGAAAGATACTTGGTCCTACCTTACTGCCGTAAGCGCTGTCTGCAATTTGAAAGCTGCCGGCAACAGCTAGCAATCCAACCAGCAGAAAAGCGCCGCCAGCCAAGCGGTCAAACATCTTTTTGCCCATAATGGCCCCCTTCCCCCTTGCATTGAAGCGGCCGGACCTTAACAGGCCCGATTGGCCCGTGTTGGGTCCGGCCAACATTCATGTTTATTTCGCCATCCCTAATTCGGATAACAGGCTGTGAACAGCCGCATTTTGCTCGTCCAGAGATTTTTTGAACTCATCGGAACCTTTATAGGCAGCATCCCAGCCGTTCTTTTTCAGCTCAGCCTGCCATTCCGGCGATTCAGACAGTTGCTTGAACTTTTCATTCCAGTATTTCTTGGCGGTTTCACTCATTTTTCCGGACCAAAAACACCGCGCCAAATGACGAAATCGCCATCAATGCCCAGTTCCCCCAGCGTGGGAACATCCTTAAACACGCCCGGCAGGCGCTGGGGCGCCGCCACAGCCAGGACCTTGATCTTACCGGCTTCCAGGTAGCTGGCCACGGAAGCGGTTACGCTGGAGAGCACATCGGCATTGCCGCCCAGCAGAGCCACCATGGACTCGGCTTTGCCGTCATAGACGATATACTTCATTTTCTTAACGTCAATGCCATATTCCTTGGCCGGAAGCAAAATGGCCAGGTGGTCCACCGAGCCGGGAGCGCTGCCGCCGGCAACCGCCAGTTTGCTCGGATCCGCTTTCATATCATTGAACAAGCTTTTTAAATCATTATACTTGGAATCCGCCCGTACGGCGATGACAGCGTAGTCCACGAAGAATTGGGCCAGCGGGGTGGTATTTTTATAACCGAAAGGGGTGCTGCCTTCTTTTTTCAGGTTATTGACCAGGATAACCGGAGAGGTGAGGAACAGTTTGTAGTCGTTGGTTTTATCGTTGGTGGCATACTCCGCCAGGAATACAGAACCGCCGCCGCCCGGCTTGGCTTCCACCAGAAGTTGCTGTTCCACAATTTTGGTGGAGTTCAGGACTTTGGTAATAGCCCGCAAGGCTTGATCGAAAGCGCCGCCTGCGCCGGAAGGAGCAATAAAGGTAACTGGTTTCGAGGGATAAGTTTTTTCATCAGCAGCTTTGTTGCCTGCGCCGCCGCATGCCGATACCAGCATGGCAATGATCATAAGACCGGTCACTAAGAATATCATTCGCTTTTCAGGTCTGAACATTGTACTTGCCTCCTCAAAATTTTCTATAAGAATATTGGAAATATTTCGCAATGTAACTCGGTGCAGCCGGACTACTCCGTTTAAAATGTTGCGGAAGCTCGCCGTGGATCCACACAACAGCCGGTCCGAAGGGAAATGACCCTGAAGCCGCTGGCCCGGTGGGGACCCACTTTAATAAAGGTGCCTAAGACCGAGGTGTTTCCTCCCAGTCCCAATGGGCCCACGTCCGTCCCATTCACGGCGTCGGTAATTGCCTGTTCAAACTCGCTTTGCACATCATAGCTGCCGTCTTTCATAGCATCCAGAGCCAGGGAAGCGGCTTCCAGGTTGGTGCGGCCGATGCCGAAGGCCAGGGTCACGGGCTGGCAGCCCAGCTTGGCCACGGCGTCTTTGGCCCAGTCGATCATTTCGTTTTTTACTACATCAAAAGAGTGTTTATGGAAGACCCGCAGGGTTTTGCCCCGCAGTTCCGGACCGCCGCCCATCATGATCACGGTCAGCTTAATCTTGTCGCCAGGCACATTTTTCAGCTGAACCGGCGCCATGACCACGCCGTCTGAATCGGGATACAGCCCGGCGCTTTGAGTGATCCGCTCTATATCATTGCCTTTTACTCCCATAGGCCGGCCGGGCAGCCGGCGCAATCCTTCGGCGATTCCCTGCTCCACGGCCGGCAAAAAGCCTTTAGGCATCTGGGCTTCCGCCCCCAGTTCAACCACCACATGGGGAATACCGGTGTCATCGCAAAGGGGAGAACGAATCGTTTTGGCCTGCTCAGCATTTTCAATCAGAGCTTCTAACACCCA
Above is a genomic segment from Acetonema longum DSM 6540 containing:
- a CDS encoding tripartite tricarboxylate transporter TctB family protein encodes the protein MGKKMFDRLAGGAFLLVGLLAVAGSFQIADSAYGSKVGPSIFPLGLGAIITFLSLGLIYQTCQYKQDTKAKADRDYKRLGLMLLALCLYIALFETLGYIVSTFLFLLAAFQIMERSKLWFSAGIAAFFSVGAYYLYVVMLHGSLPPFPYW